The genomic window GAGGCCGCGCCGGACGATCCCAAGATCGCGGCGTACCTGAAGTTGCTCGCCCGGGTTGGGGGCTGAAGAGCGGGTGTCGGGGGGAGTCTGCTTGCGGTCTCTCCGTCTTGCCATCCTGTCCCTGGCGGTCGCCTGCACCGCCGGTCCTGACCACGAACGTCTGGGCGACCGGCGCTACGCCGAACGCGCCTTCGTGGATGCGCTGGCGGAGTACCGGCTCGCCGCGCGCCAACACCGGCCGTCCACCGCGCTGCAGGCGAAGCTGGCGCTCGCCGCGCTGCACGTCGGAGAGCTTGACGAGGCGGTCCGCGCCTACCGGGAGATGGCGGAGTCCGACCCGGCAGCCGGCCTCGAGGCGGCGGACGGACTGGTCCGCACCGCGCGGCTGGCGGTGGACACTCACGACCCCGCCGCGCTGCGGCTGGCCATCGCTGCGCTCCGGGCGGTGGCGCCGGAACGCGGCCTCGCCGGTATCGGTCCCAGCCGGCTAGCGTCCGCGCTCGACCCCGATCGCCGGGGGGCGGAGGACGGGGACATCATCCTCGCGGCGGCCGCGACGAGCGACGACCCGGCCGTGCTCGACTCGCTGCTCGTCCTTTGGGGCGACCACTCGGCGCGGTCCGGCCGGTGCGACCTTGCGATGCGCACTTACGACGCGGTGCTGCGGCGGGGACCTTCGGTGCCGCTGGCCCGAGGCGCGCATGGTGGGCAGGCGGGGTGCGTGGTCGAAGCGGGCCGTTCGGCGCTAGGCGTGGGGCGCCTGCAGGAAGCAGAGGAGCAGTTCCGTCACGCCATCGCCATCGGCGTTCCGGACAGCACCGTGCGAGTGGCGTGGTTGCTGATCGGCGATGCGCGCTGGGCCGGCGGCGACACGGCGGTCGCGCTCGAGGCCTACCGCAAGGCGATCGCCAGCGGCGACCCCGACGACCCGGTGGTCCGGCGGGCGGAAGAACAGATGCGCAGGATCCTGGGCGCGGGAAACCCGCAGCCGTGATCGGGGTAACGGGAGGCTTGATGACGGACGCACGCACGCACC from Gemmatimonadales bacterium includes these protein-coding regions:
- a CDS encoding tetratricopeptide repeat protein, coding for MRSLRLAILSLAVACTAGPDHERLGDRRYAERAFVDALAEYRLAARQHRPSTALQAKLALAALHVGELDEAVRAYREMAESDPAAGLEAADGLVRTARLAVDTHDPAALRLAIAALRAVAPERGLAGIGPSRLASALDPDRRGAEDGDIILAAAATSDDPAVLDSLLVLWGDHSARSGRCDLAMRTYDAVLRRGPSVPLARGAHGGQAGCVVEAGRSALGVGRLQEAEEQFRHAIAIGVPDSTVRVAWLLIGDARWAGGDTAVALEAYRKAIASGDPDDPVVRRAEEQMRRILGAGNPQP